The uncultured Fibrobacter sp. DNA segment TGAAAATGTCGCGCTTTTAGGCGAGGAGTGAGTCGGCTCCCCGCCGTTCTTTTTGCCTGCACCCCGGCCAAGCGAATCGGCCAGAACCGCTCCCGCGAGAGTGAACTCGTTCACTTTCAAAATGGAGCGATATGGCCCAGACTCGACAGAAGAAGAATGTACTCAGGGTTTTTGAAGGCTTTGCTGGTTATGGCGGAGCATCCTTTGGATTGAAAAGAGCAAAAAAAGCTTTGACGAATTTTGATTACACTGTTGTTGGTTATTCAGAGTTCGATAAATACGCTTCGAAGTTATTTGACGCGAATCATCGTGATGCGAAAGGAAACCCTATAAAGAATTGGGGCGATATCACACAGATTGACCCTAATGAATTGCCTGATTTTGATTTGTTTACAGGCGGTTTTCCTTGCCAGCCCTTCTCTTCCGCAGGAATGCAATTGGGAACCGAAGATCCCTATGGTCGAGGGGCAATGCTTGGACATATCATTCGAATATGTCGAGTAAAAAAGCCGAAGTACATCCTTTTAGAAAATGTTAAAGGCTTTACTTCTGGAAAGTTTAAGCCCATCCACGATCAACTTGTAAAAGACTTGATTGAAATGGGATATGGCACGACGGAAGAAAACACATTGGCAAAGGTTGTTCTGAACTCGAAGGATTATGGGGTTCCGCAAAATAGAGAGCGCCTTTGGATGTTCGCTCGATTAGGTGGATTACCGGAAAACTTTGAAATAAAGCCTCCAGAAATCCAAAGTGATTTGAAAATGGCAGATTTCTTGGACAACTCCCCTGAAAAATTTCTTTATCTGTCAGATGAACAAATTGCTCATTTGAAGGAGAAACATCATATTGATTCTTTTGTCGTAAAAACGCCGTTGTGTTTTGACGTGTATAACAAGAAAATCAAAAAAGATGGCTACAGCATAACAATCACCCAGCCGGAACATAATAGTCTTCGTGTTATTGAGCCGCCTAAGAAATCTGGTAAAGATAAGGGCAAGGAAATTGTTCGAAAGATGTCTGTTCATGAGCAATTCCGTTTAATGGGGTTTGACATATCTCGCGATAAAAAGAAATGCGAAATCAACTTTGACAATCAATCGTATTCACAATTATCCAAAAGAGCCGGAAATGGCTGGGATGTGAATGTCGTCGGAATTCTTTTAGCTCATATATGGAGGCAACTATGAGACTTGACCAAGGATCTTTGATTTTTACTCCACAAAATGGAGAATGTCCTTCATGGGAAACTGCTCTTGGTCAATCACGAGAGCCTAGAGATGATATGCCTCCGTATTATTTCAAAGCGGAAGGTTATGAGAATATGTTAAAGGGAATGTACTTTAATTCAGTCCCTTTGGCTAAAACATCTTGCATTTTAGGCAAGAAGAAATTATTCGTCACTGCAAGCGAATCGTATTTAAATCCCGAATATCAGGAAATACAATTAGCATCAAAATTTGATAATGTTATTGTTCATTTTCAAAACAATGCCAAAATTTTTCGGAATACTCCAATCATTCTATTGTTAACAAAAATACAAGACGTTAACAAATCTCACTACAGGAGACGATCAATCAAATATTCTCCTCATACAACTTATGATACAATAAAAAACCAAGAATCCTTTGAAGAAATTCAAAGACATTATCAAGAACGTTTGATGTGTTATGGCTTTTTCATCGAGCATTTTGACACTCTTCATTTATATTGTGTGAGCGTTGATGATAATAGTTATACTTATTCTAATTTGAGCTTACCTCAAACGGAATGGACAGATTGGGCTGATTGGGAATTAAAAGAACGCGAAAAAATTCAAAATGAGACACCTATTATCTCATCAGAAAAGGATAATCAAGAAAAGGAAAACAATGTTTCTTTCGCCCCCACCCAAATCATCTACTACGGTGTTCCGGGCTGTGGCAAGAGCTACGAAGTAAACAAGGTCATCAACGCCGAATTGGACAAATACGGCGTCACGGACAAGGAATATCATAAGGTTCGCTGTGTGTTCCATCCAGAATATTGCAATGCGGATTTCGTGGGGCAGATTTATCCTTACGTAAAGCCGGATAACGGCGGTGTTGAGTATCGCTTTAAACCGGGTCCGTTTGCGGAAATCGTGCGCAGGGCATATCGCAATCCCGCAGAGCCGTTCTTCTTGGTTATCGAGGAAATCAACCGCGGCAATGCGGCCGCCATTTTTGGCGAAATGTTCCAGTTACTGGACCGTATACGCCCGGAAGACGGCCCTGAAGAACTCTCGGGTAACGTCTATGACACAGGTTGGAGTTCTTATGGAGTTACAAACATTGATGTGAACGCGTATGTTCGCCAGAAAAGTACGGATAATCCGGAAAAGATTGAATACGACGATTCCGTCCCGTACGGTAACGAAATAAAGTTTATCAACAATACTGCTGTGCGCTTGCCGCCGAATCTTTCTATTTACGCAACGATGAACACAAATGACCAAAACGTGTTCACGATGGATAATGCGTTCCAGCGCCGTTTCAAGTCAAAGATGATTCGAAATGTTTTGGACGAAAAATCCGCCCAGTACAAGACCGAAATTGACGATACAGGCGTTTACTGGGGTGATTTCCGTAAATGGATAAA contains these protein-coding regions:
- the dcm gene encoding DNA (cytosine-5-)-methyltransferase: MAQTRQKKNVLRVFEGFAGYGGASFGLKRAKKALTNFDYTVVGYSEFDKYASKLFDANHRDAKGNPIKNWGDITQIDPNELPDFDLFTGGFPCQPFSSAGMQLGTEDPYGRGAMLGHIIRICRVKKPKYILLENVKGFTSGKFKPIHDQLVKDLIEMGYGTTEENTLAKVVLNSKDYGVPQNRERLWMFARLGGLPENFEIKPPEIQSDLKMADFLDNSPEKFLYLSDEQIAHLKEKHHIDSFVVKTPLCFDVYNKKIKKDGYSITITQPEHNSLRVIEPPKKSGKDKGKEIVRKMSVHEQFRLMGFDISRDKKKCEINFDNQSYSQLSKRAGNGWDVNVVGILLAHIWRQL
- a CDS encoding AAA family ATPase, whose protein sequence is MSLPQTEWTDWADWELKEREKIQNETPIISSEKDNQEKENNVSFAPTQIIYYGVPGCGKSYEVNKVINAELDKYGVTDKEYHKVRCVFHPEYCNADFVGQIYPYVKPDNGGVEYRFKPGPFAEIVRRAYRNPAEPFFLVIEEINRGNAAAIFGEMFQLLDRIRPEDGPEELSGNVYDTGWSSYGVTNIDVNAYVRQKSTDNPEKIEYDDSVPYGNEIKFINNTAVRLPPNLSIYATMNTNDQNVFTMDNAFQRRFKSKMIRNVLDEKSAQYKTEIDDTGVYWGDFRKWINEKILLPQTAVLKADDKCLGGWFITGEKINGVDKIKKEDFAEKVLKYLWDDVFKRNKSGEIFVKDDKVNSLSDLIDAFETSVGFESFEKIFKMNDVDKAKLQKQANT